The DNA sequence gtggtccagtttctcaaagagaacattttttcccgctttggtgcaccacgtgcaataattagtgataggggtactcatttttgtaatcggtattttgaggccttagtgaaaaagtatggggtcactcataagttatctaccccttatcacccccaaactagtggccaagtggaggtgtctaataggcagatcaaacaaatcttggagaaaattgttaatcccaaccgtaaggattggtcccttaggctcattaatgccttgtgggcccatcgtactgcattcaagactgaccttggccagtctccctaccgtttggtgtatgggaaagcttgtcacttaccagttgagttggagcataaggccttttgggccatcaagaagctcaactttgatttgtctgatgcgggaattcaccgtaggctccaactatttgagttggaggaacttaggaatgatgcctatgaaagttctaagatttacaaggaaaagaccaaagctttccatgataagcacattctgcgcaaatcttttacaattggtgataaggtcttattgtacaactcacgattgcatcttttccctggtaagcttagatcccgatgggatggcccatttattgtccataatgtatatccccatggggctgtggagattttgaatccaggaacaggggtaatttcgaaggttaatggtcagcgtttgaaaccgttcctcgagtttcctactactagcagtgaagaggtcatggatctccatgaacctttttacactgatgactaatttttaatcaggtatgacccccttgcattatctttgtttttaattctttccatgcattgaggacattgcatgacttaagtgtgggggagggaaaccagtttttattttttttcactttgttttgtttgtttttctttttatttttgagtttgctaaggatgaagtcctactttggcttttgggtaatgatcagaccattcagttgcttgatgtatgaaaataaaagttttgattaaggtacccattttgaacgtataaaaccctgttgagaagaaagaaacaagcatgtgtcttgagatgggactttcttttgaaaaataagagacccttgttttatggtgatggaccatatgtaagtctgtgggttccttgtacttttgatttggagttgagaccttctttttaatttggcatgggttgacaaatgcacaattttaaatgaaatgagaaatgtggtataaagaagaataagagttgattcctttggaactagacagggcattgcgcctcaggaagcgtggcgtcttgatcgaaattccttgggaggaaacttctgaagtaactctagcatcactacctttgtgggcatatgcaaaaagcgaagctacatagtaacttgggtgtctggtgtttgctccaccatgtcattcaagccaaaagtagtggagtagaatagagtttattagtgaaaaaaaaaggagaaaaaaatgtgcaaatgtcattattgcttggtaacatgttcggtcaaaaacactctaacgccttagtcattggttccctatttcttcacaagtggttttgccttaagataaagatgttttggaagagacgaggtgagttccaaattaagaaatatgctagtgcctggaattgataaagggtaataaaagttcaagtgtgggggtcccttgtaagagaaattatctttgctctggatcggtatgagccttacctttagccaaagttgggatttatttattctgaattttgggtgtatattcactgcaaacacccacgagacacaactcgtccactaggggtgacttaggggtttaaaggcttgttgcacatgctaagtgcaaccgtgattcctacgaaagtgagttagttttttttatctttattctttttctttttgttttgctcgaggactagcaaagtctaagtgtgggggaattctgatgagcacatttatgtgtgaaatctagggtagtaaaacatgcattttacatatttagaatggagctaccttgggttttactctctttttgcaggttttatattttcaaggccttaaggattatcgggcgctatatcttcaattttacacgtaaagaggtcatatttcttttcatggttgcgaagaggacgaaattctgagcaagatggacgtgttcaattaaaagtacacattcgtttggtcacccgtacaaatgattattcttttcgggtcagaaaaagaataatggattagaactgaactgagatgcagaaccagcccatttgcagttgtcctagaggtacaaggaatattccaaatgccaacaaggatcgatggaccacatccttaagtgattgaagattcatttttggtaacaacaactacctagtgtagttggtgagctatggtgtacaaaattcccttgctcaccaaaaggtctcaagtttgaatctcatggttgtttttttttagagaattttgttgaagatttcctgcttttcactcacttaaagcactaagggcatggaggggatttccacatcaaattagaagcaaggaaaatcgtggaagcaagaagaaaaaaataaaaaaaggaaaggaaaatcgtggaagaaagaagagaagaaaaaaaaaaaggaaagagaaaaaaaaggggagaaccaaagattgtccaaatcttctctctcctccacattgtcaccaaatattgtccaaatcacacaaagaagaagaaaatcgtccctaggagagagaaaaagaagaaaaaaaaattaggaaaaaaaaaaggaaagaaaataagcaaaaaaaaatataggaaatttatttctctcttctctctcctccaccttagcacttttggactcaaaagatctcacaatcaattgtgggtttatctcttttaggaaagagaaaattgttaccctacctccccattccctataaatataactcatgtaagaggagggaagacaattcattcttcttctagtttttttttagttgctctctctttctcttgctctctctttagttctagttcttctctatttttgctttaatcacttttgtaatagttttttttatgtcaattaacgcaagcactcttttattcttattcagcctttttatgtttatgatttatgcaattgagttgtaattttttaagttatagttctaggcttagatctaggtgacaagatcacgagccatggagcaattgtttttcaagttcaagcattgattcaagtaagtaggctccttcagtagtcttctttcccccctctcattctctcttctgactaccctttctttcttaatttaggatttttattttcagtcgttacattattgctatccctttcccccaaggttcatggctagtgtatgtgttggctttgcccctcctagccataggaccatcaatttattgtttttattttaattgtctccctttccctaaagtcaagtaaagtaacccttgtaagagtgactctctggtcaagtagagaagctcatattatgatgcatcccttgggctaagtagagaaacctacttgtgagtcgctctctagctttatcccctttcttttactttatttttatttcagcattatttatttatttattttttaattgcatgggttgtttattttcagttatttatttatttaattttaattgcgtggcttgcatctttaaattcttagatgacgaatggttaggacgttattttagatacatatgtttaggacagtaattagaattagatcacaatcattaatcggttcactttcgcattattaaaagaaataaaaaaataaagtggctgctctccctgtgttcgacccgtagctacactgatctgtacgcttgcggttacattttaaatctcaaacacttacTCTCTCCCAAGTCCCAATTCCCATACATGGTATGAAAATAATTTTGCTGCTACTTGGGTTGTAAGAACTTTTCTACTACCTAAGGTCAtaatcaaagaaatggaattagTCACTTCTCTTTTTGTTAACAAATAGCCTCTTAGGTTGtggtatttttcaaaaaatatcattcaagattttatttctttcactaCGAACCCAGATAGTAGGAAAGTTCAGGCAATAGCTTCAAATACTTGCTTGGTTGAGCCTCACTGCTATATAATCAAATCAtagataaggaaaaaaaaaaaaaatggaaagagggAGCTAGTTTGACGAACTGATTAAATCAAATATAAGCAAACAGTACAATAGCCCCAATGAAGCAAATTATATATTGTCCACTTGGGTTGTTAAAGTGGTCACTCTTCATTTACCAAAAACAGTAGCCACTATAGCTAGTTCTATAATAAGCATTCACTTTCTGGCAAATTCCCCCATAATAAAACTTGCGGAGAATAACACCTTTCAAAACCCTGCTAAAGAAAAGAGACCCATCTTCTGCAGTTCCCAAACACTTCTCTAATATACCTTGGTCCCTTAGTAATTGCACATCTTTTGATGAGTTAATGAGACGTTCAAAAGCATAACATAAGATGTGATCTGGCTAGGCATTAGCGAAGAACACTGTTCATAAGCAATGAGACTCCTAAATAGACATTCTGTGCTTCCTCGAATTAACAATGGTGGTATTTCCATCACCCCATCTTCAAATCTTATATTCAGTATTTCTTTAGGGTTGCCCTTCCTGAATTTGACTCCAGCCTCTACAAGGTCTGTCACTTTAGGAATCAGTTCCCTATGCCCATTCTCCAGTGTCACCTGACTCACCTCAATATCTGTAGTAACTGAAATTATGCTGTTCCGCAGAAGGTCAAGTAAATGCTTCGTTTCAAGCCTAGAGCTTGCTTTGGCAGGAACTGTCATTGGCATCAAAGTATTAAAGAAACCAAGTGCAAGCTCAGCTAGGGAAGGGCTACTTTGTAGTGGAGACACAGTAAGGTTGAATAGATATTCAAGAACAAACCATGGGATTTGGTTCtcaagcaacatcaaatcaacTCGCAAGTAAGTGTCCATCCAAGGTGTACTTGATATGGGATCATCTCTTTGTCCTCCTCCTATGCTATTTGCCTTCTTGCGGAAAAGTTCTATGATGAAACAACCATCAACTAACATCATCTCCACGAATTCATCTGTGTCAAGGTTGATCAATTGTTCTGCATAACACTCACGTGCACGTTCCTCCAACTGCCGAATGGCTTTAGTGAATATCTTTAAACTTGTCTGTGGAGTTGGGGTACGAGAGAGGAGGCCATGCAAATACCATAGCTTGTATTTTTCCATGTTCTTAAGATTTTCATGACCATGGTGAAAGGGGCCAATTGATACTATATTAGGTGCAAAAGCACCGTCTCTTTGTCGAGAGAATATGTGGGGAACTCTGAAGATACAAGCTCGAGAGGAGAATGGAGGCTTAGGATGAAGCTTTGCTTCAATGGAAGATGCCAACGCTTCATCCACATCCATAATTCTGCAATGTTCTTCCTAGCCAACTCTTGtttggtttttaaaaaaaatatattatggcCTCAAAAAACCCTGAAACGAAGCATGGAACATTCTTTATAAATTCAGATATGTGAGAAATATGAGATATAAATTGGTATAATCATTAAAACAgcaatgaaaaattcaaaaatttgcaCAAATATCTTTTATGTTTGTGCTTCGCATATTAACCTTTCCCAAATATTAATACAAAAATACCATATACTTAGTCCTACTGGCACCGTTAACcacaagtgaaaaggaaaacCCTAAGAGGAAAACATGAATCTGTTGGGGGGAGTATCAATATCACAGGGTTCTTGGAAGGCTCATAACTTACCCTAATTAACCTCAAAATGAGTTCGATTCCCATATTCAGTGGATAATTCTAGAGCATCTAGCCTAATTCCTTAGATTCCGTTTCAACCAGATATGGTAAATGATAGATAGCTCTAAACGCAATCTTACCAATGGAGTCTAGATAGGATTTCCctttaaaaaatttcttaatCCGTTTCCACACTACCTCTAGGTCTAATCTTTCAATTGGAAGGCCAACCTTTACATATGATCCCTCCCCAGAGTTGTGAAAAGAAGGGGCATTAGAAGAATATGTATTGGATATTCTCCACTGCATTCCAACAAAAATAACAAGAGGATGGAGAAGGAACTCATCTCTCTTGAAAGAAAGCTTGAGTTGGAAGAGACTTAGCCACAACTCTCCAGAAAAACATTTTGTGGATCCCAAATAAAAACTTCTAGGGtttgaactctctctctctctctctctctctctctctcgctaaaTTCAAAATATACAGGATTGGATATGAAAGAATGTGGAATTGAACCTGCATACATGGTCCAAGCTTGTGTTCATGCACTGGAGTGGAAGCAGCAATGTATTAAGCTCCTCCGGTGGAAATTAATCTCTGAAATCTTCTGTGATTATCTGCAGAAATCATAAGGGAGTTCAAACAGAAGTTTcgcagaaaaagaaacaaaatgatAGAAACACTTACCTTCTGCAAGGAACCAAAAGAGAGGAGGAACCCTTCTTGTGAAATGGTAAAGACTGAAGACTGACACCACCAACCAGTCAACGATATTATTTTAATGGGCCCGAATGATTGGACTCACATTGCCTTTCACGTTTCACATTTTTCTTTATGGCCCGACCTTTTTATCTCAGTTCATCACTTCATTGTGCcaaaactaagggtgtcaatcgatttTGATTTAAATGGTGCGGATTGATTGGgtttatatttatttgactaaaattaTAATCGTactatttattaaacggtttcactttctgaaactgtgaccatttaataaacggttttgattttcaccgtttctaaacggtgtcagtttcacagttttaaacagttttgattttgatttcgatttgatttattccatacagtttgtaaaatggttcacaatcgatttgttataacttgcaaccatctctaaaattgaagatcataagcttatccaaaaatatatagcaaccacaaataagagattctatattgacGATGGTCTGTTTTagtttgataatctagtgttatttctttacatggtcattctcaaacatataaaATTAATATCATATAACATCCGAATCCAGCCTTCtataacataaaatattaaaatgacaggtggttccggccaaaacaccccatttctgagaacataataacatagtaacatatatggattacaaattcatgatctaaagcctaaagttgaactgaattgcaataaatcataccaaagctggatgggcacttaatttaattttatacggattactgcccctgctttatttaattgttatacggattaatcagatcggtttaaacggtttcaattcggtttgaaatcaATGGGTTTCACGATTAAAACTGGcccaacccgtttagctaatcggcctgaaacttgaaaccattaCCTCACCATTTACTAAAAGGTTTTGTAGTTTCGATGTATACGGATAGGTtcgatttcaataaaaaatttcgattacaaattcacatccttaatcaAGACTTAAGAAtcataagaagagaaaatgggGCTTATGTTCGTAAAATTTCAATATGATGAACATTTACAAGTCatgaaaagagaagatgaagctAACTTTCATGAAATTTCAATGCGGCGAAGACTTgggtgtcaattttttttttttgacaaaagaagaaaagataaaaacttATCTCCATGAAGgaatagcatttttttttggtaagggaaAGAATAGCATCTAAGGCCCATATAACGGTATacatttttatacttaaatgGTAACCCATGTAAGAGGAAACATTTAATGCCTTAGAAAAGattatatatttgtttttgcACACATCTGggcaagagagagagtgagagaggttGGGAAGAAAATGTGTAACGGTGGTCAGCATTCCAAATATTTCCAAACAGTTGAGGAAGTGATTaatgattaaaatttgaaatggagaaaatggggcgTGGGGCGTGGGCCCTGGGTCGATGCTTCCACTAATGAGAGAGCGAGCACATGCGTTGAGCAGAAGGGACGCAGTGATCATTTTGAACTGCCATGTGTCTAAGTCTAAATGTAGGGGCACAGTCTCTGGTTAGGGACCACATTCCCTTTGAAATATCTATGGCTTATATATCCGACACTTCCAACtgttttccacttttttttttctttcattcacaTGGCTTTTCATGTTTCACATGTTTTCTTTATGGCCTGACCTTTTTTTAACAAAGTTCATTGTACCCAGACTTGGTAGTCATGAGCATaattagcaaattcggattcagaAATTATTTAGACGGAGAATTAtttggaataattcgattgattaatttaagaattcggtcaaaaaagcggtcaaaaaagcttattgggttttttttttattgtttttgtttttgttttttttttaaatactgtttaagtgaaccgaataattcggtttaattcggattcgatcCAAATTATtagcgttttatattcacttttgaaaaaatcgtgaattttaccgaattttatttttaattcggattcggtcataatttttgataaaattcagaaaaattcgattcggccgaataattcgcgaattattcggccgaattgataacactggtcaTGAGTAGAGAAAATGGACCTTTAtgttcataaaattttaatatcatGAAGACTTAAAAGTCatgaaaagagaagatgaagttaattttcatgaaatttcaaagcattgaaaatttgggtgtcaattttcttttttttttggggtggtgggcaatttactatcactcccctatatTTGGCCCATATTTCCTAACTCCTTTATATTTGGCTCATATTTCCTAAAATTCTcttatcttttacttttttattgatactctcttattttttttatttttatatctctttttgtccttatctttttaaatacctagattacttttctttttcacttctaacttatttcattttttttcaaattgattgcttcaaaacatggtttgaatcaaaccactaacaagttgtgtctcatccaatcatcaaggatattataaattcaaaaaataataattttgtatctgatctatatctatatcggtatcatatgttccaatcgggCAGtacatgtttttttaattttttttttaatccttagattggTTGAGACTGATACCAACCTAacacc is a window from the Macadamia integrifolia cultivar HAES 741 unplaced genomic scaffold, SCU_Mint_v3 scaffold2437, whole genome shotgun sequence genome containing:
- the LOC122066525 gene encoding UPF0481 protein At3g47200-like, whose protein sequence is MDVDEALASSIEAKLHPKPPFSSRACIFRVPHIFSRQRDGAFAPNIVSIGPFHHGHENLKNMEKYKLWYLHGLLSRTPTPQTSLKIFTKAIRQLEERARECYAEQLINLDTDEFVEMMLVDGCFIIELFRKKANSIGGGQRDDPISSTPWMDTYLRVDLMLLENQIPWFVLEYLFNLTVSPLQSSPSLAELALGFFNTLMPMTVPAKASSRLETKHLLDLLRNSIISVTTDIEVSQVTLENGHRELIPKVTDLVEAGVKFRKGNPKEILNIRFEDGVMEIPPLLIRGSTECLFRSLIAYEQCSSLMPSQITSYVMLLNVSLTHQKMCNY